Proteins co-encoded in one Nicotiana sylvestris chromosome 7, ASM39365v2, whole genome shotgun sequence genomic window:
- the LOC138873785 gene encoding uncharacterized protein codes for MGDHEEPISGQYQCELGTDCESDSDKSLDYGSDASEYDFEELESLRMQKGKEVNDKLSHYKDLDKSMTFKDLEEAKKVMNFYAIANSKPLKLRKSDKIRVRYICVVGCPFVCLISEDKKGPGFKIKTLKTKHNYEDAFENPIAKTKTIAEYFRSKVQNNPKYKIMDMKLDLKNQFSLNVHNSTLKRAKSMTLQQLQGSFLDDYNKLEAYENEIRESNPSSDVVINLSKDAMAEGKKRFLRMYICFNAMKLGFKQGLRPFIGLDKTFLKGHCKGQLLVVVAQDFQNHFYPLAWAVVDKENTLTWT; via the coding sequence ATGGGGGACCACGAAGAGCCAATTTCAGGTCAATATCAGTGTGAATTAGGTACTGATTGTGAATCAGATAGTGATAAAAGTTTAGATTATGGTTCAGATGCTAGTGAATATGATTTTGAAGAATTAGAGTCACTTAGGATGCAAAAGGGTAAAGAAGTTAATGATAAGCTTAGTCACTACAAAGATCTTGATAAGTCTATGACATTTAAGGACTTGGAAGAGGCAAAAAAAGTCATGAACTTCTATGCTATTGCAAATTCCAAACCTTTGAAGCTTAGAAAAAGTGATAAAATAAGAGTAAGGTACATATGTGTAGTAGGATGCCCTTTTGTATGCCTCATCTCTGAAGATAAGAAGGGTCCTGGCTTTAAGATAAAAACATTGAAGACAAAACACAACTATGAAGATGCATTTGAGAATCCTATAGCCAAAACAAAAACTATAGCCGAATATTTCAGGAGTAAGGTGCAAAATAACCCCAAGTACAAGATAATGGATATGAAACTAGATTTGAAAAATCAATTTTCATTGAATGTACATAACTCCACATTGAAAAGGGCCAAGAGTATGACACTTCAGCAATTGCAAGGAAGCTTTTTAGATGACTATAACAAATTAGAAGCATATGAAAATGAGATTAGGGAGAGCAATCCCAGTAGTGATGTGGTTATCAATTTATCAAAAGATGCCATGGCTGAAGGTAAAAAAAGATTTCTTAGAATGTACATATGCTTCAATGCAATGAAGTTGGGGTTCAAACAAGGGTTGAGACCATTCATTGGACTAGACAAGACTTTCCTAAAGGGTCATTGCAAGGGGCAATTATTGGTGGTTGTTGCACAAGATTTTCAGAATCATTTCTATCCCTTGGCTTGGGCTGTAGTTGATAAGGAAAACACCTTGACATGGACATAG
- the LOC138873784 gene encoding uncharacterized protein, giving the protein MEKFRPYLMGARVIVHKDHAALRYLMRKKDSKVLLMIWVLLLQEDRVIRRCAPEEEQCDILGACHYSPYGGYHGGARTEAKVLICGFYWPTLYKNSSNLVKQCDEYQRASGISKKNEMPLTTILEFDVWGIDFMDLL; this is encoded by the exons atggagaagtttcgcccgtacttgatgggtgcaaGAGTGATTGTCCATAAGGATCATGCGGCACTTCGTTATCTTATGAGAAAGAAAGATTCCAAAGTTCTGTTGATGATATGGGTgcttttgttgcaaga GGATAGAGTGATTAGAAGATGTGCACCGGAGGAGGAACAATGTGATattcttggggcttgtcattATTCGCCATATGGAGGTTACCATGGTGGAGCAAGAACGGAGGCCAAAGTGTTAATTtgcggtttctattggcccactctTTACAAGAATTCAAGTAATCTAGTGAAACAATGTGATGAATATCAAAGGGCCAGTGGAATATcgaagaaaaatgaaatgcccctcaccaccattttggagtttgatgtgtggggtattgacttcatggatcttttgtga